The Miscanthus floridulus cultivar M001 unplaced genomic scaffold, ASM1932011v1 fs_686_1_2, whole genome shotgun sequence genome contains a region encoding:
- the LOC136532668 gene encoding DNA repair protein RAD51 homolog A, with the protein MSAAAQQQKAAASTSAAGAEQEEVEHGPFPIEQLQASGIAALDVKKLKDSGLHTVEAVAYTPRKDLVQIKGISEAKVDKIIEAASKIVPLGFTSASQLHAQRLEIIQVTTGSRELDKILEGGIETGSITEIYGEFRSGKTQLCHTLCVTCQLPLDQGGGEGKALYIDAEGTFRPQRLLQIADRFGLNGADVLENVAYARAYNTDHQSRLLLEAASMMIETRFALMVVDSATALYRTDFSGRGELSARQMHMAKFLRSLQKLADEFGVAVVITNQVVAQVDGSAMFAGPQFKPIGGNIMAHASTTRLALRKGRGEERICKVISSPCLAEAEARFQLASEGVADVKD; encoded by the exons ATgtcggcggcggcgcagcagcagAAGGCGGCAGCCTCGACCTCGGCGGCGGGAGCGgagcaggaggaggtggagcacgGGCCATTCCCCATCGAGCAGCTCCAG GCTTCTGGAATAGCTGCATTGGATGTGAAGAAGCTGAAAGATTCTGGTCTCCACACTGTGGAGGCTGTGGCTTACACTCCAAGGAAAGATCTTGTGCAGATCAAAGGGATAAGTGAAGCTAAAGTTGACAAGATAATTGAAGCAG CATCCAAGATAGTTCCACTGGGATTTACAAGTGCCAGTCAACTTCATGCGCAGCGGCTGGAGATTATTCAAGTTACAACTGGATCAAGAGAGCTTGATAAGATCTTGGAGG GTGGGATAGAAACAGGATCTATCACTGAGATATATGGTGAGTTTCGCTCTGGAAAGACTCAGTTGTGTCACACCCTTTGTGTTACATGTCAG CTTCCACTGGACCAGGgtggtggtgaaggaaaggcTCTATATATTGACGCAGAGGGTACATTCAGACCACAAAGGCTCCTGCAGATTGCTGACAG GTTTGGACTGAATGGTGCTGATGTGTTAGAGAATGTGGCTTATGCCAGAGCTTATAATACGGATCATCAATCTAGACTTCTGCTGGAGGCAGCTTCCATGATGATAGAGACCAG GTTTGCTCTCATGGTTGTAGACAGTGCCACAGCTCTGTACAGAACTGATTTCTCAGGAAGAGGGGAGCTATCAGCGAGGCAAATGCACATGGCTAAGTTCCTGAGGAGCCTTCAGAAGTTAGCAGATGAG TTTGGAGTTGCTGTGGTTATCACCAATCAAGTAGTGGCACAAGTGGATGGATCTGCTATGTTTGCTGGACCGCAGTTCAAGCCCATTGGTGGAAACATCATGGCTCATGCTTCGACCACAAG GCTTGCTCTTCGCAAGGGACGAGGGGAGGAGCGGATCTGTAAAGTAATAAGCTCTCCCTGCCTTGCTGAAGCCGAAGCAAGGTTTCAGTTAGCTTCTGAAGGTGTTGCAGATGTCAAGGACTGA